A DNA window from Gorilla gorilla gorilla isolate KB3781 chromosome 6, NHGRI_mGorGor1-v2.1_pri, whole genome shotgun sequence contains the following coding sequences:
- the LOC109027585 gene encoding GA-binding protein alpha chain-like: protein MTKREAEALIEIEIDGTEKAECTEESIVEQTYATAECVSQAIDINEPTGNLKKLLEPRLQCSLDAHEICLRDIQLDPERSLFDQGVKTDGTVQLSGQVISYQGIEPQLNILEIVKPADTVEIVIDPHSHHAESEAHLVEEAQVITLDGTKHITTISDETSEQVTRWAAALEGYRKEQERLGIPYDPIQWSTDQVLHWVVWVMKEFSMTDIDLTTLNISGRELCSLNQEDFFQRVPRGEILWSHLELLRKYVLASQEQQMNEIVTIDQPVQIIPASVQSATPTTIKVINSSAKAAKVQRVPRISEDRSSSGNRTGNNGQIQLWQFLLELLTDKDARDCISWVGDEGEFKLNQPELVAQKWGQHKNKPTMNYEKLSRALRYYYDGDMICKVQGKRFVYKFVCDLKTLTGYSAAELNRLVTECEQKKLAKMQLHGIAQPVTAVALATASLQTEKDN from the coding sequence atgactaaaagagaagcagaggcgCTGATAGAAATTGAGATTGATGGAACAGAGAAAGCAGAGTGCACAGAAGAAAGCATTGTAGAACAAACCTACGCGACAGCTGAATGTGTAAGCCAGGCCATAGACATCAATGAACCAACAGGCAATTTAAAGAAACTGCTAGAACCAAGACTACAGTGTTCTTTGGATGCTCATGAAATTTGTCTGCGAGATATCCAGCTGGATCCAGAACGAAGTTTATTTGACCAAGGAGTAAAAACAGATGGAACTGTACAGCTTAGTGGACAGGTAATTTCTTACCAAGGAATTGAACCACAATTAAACATCCTTGAAATTGTTAAACCTGCGGACACTGTTGAGATTGTTATTGATCCACATTCCCACCATGCTGAATCAGAAGCACATCTTGTTGAAGAAGCTCAAGTGATAACTCTTGATGGCACAAAACACATCACAACCATTTCAGATGAAACTTCAGAACAAGTAACAAGATGGGCTGCTGCACTGGAAGGCTATAGGAAAGAACAAGAACGCCTTGGGATACCCTATGATCCCATACAGTGGTCCACAGACCAAGTCCTGCATTGGGTGGTTTGGGTAATGAAGGAATTCAGCATGACCGATATAGACCTCACCACACTCAACATTTCGGGGAGAGAATTATGTAGTCTCAACCAAGAAGATTTTTTTCAGCGGGTTCCTCGGGGAGAAATTCTCTGGAGTCATCTGGAACTTCTCCGAAAATATGTATTGGCAAGTCAAGAACAGCAGATGAATGAAATAGTTACAATTGATCAACCTGTGCAAATTATTCCAGCATCAGTGCAATCTGCTACACCTACTACCATTAAAGTTATAAATAGTAGTGCGAAGGCAGCCAAAGTACAAAGAGTGCCGAGGATTTCAGAAGATAGAAGCTCATCTGGGAACAGAACAGGAAACAATGGCCAAATCCAACTATGGCAGTTTTTGCTAGAACTTCTTACTGATAAGGACGCTCGAGACTGTATTTCTTGGGTTGGTGATGAAGGTGAATTTAAGCTAAATCAGCCTGAACTGGTTGCACAAAAATGGGGACAGCATAAAAATAAGCCTACGATGAACTATGAGAAACTCAGTCGTGCATTAAGATATTATTATGATGGGGACATGATTTGTAAAGTTCAAGGCAAGAGATTTGTGTACAAGTTTGTCTGTGACTTGAAGACTCTTACTGGATACAGTGCAGCAGAGTTGAACCGTTTGGTCACAGAATGTGAACAGAAGAAACTTGCAAAGATGCAGCTCCATGGAATTGCCCAGCCAGTCACAGCAGTAGCTCTGGCTACTGCTTCTCTGCAAACGGAAAAGGATAATTGA